One genomic segment of Diceros bicornis minor isolate mBicDic1 chromosome 25, mDicBic1.mat.cur, whole genome shotgun sequence includes these proteins:
- the PLXNB2 gene encoding plexin-B2 isoform X1 has protein sequence MALQLWALTLLCLVGMIAGLRPRKLDFFHSETELNHLVVDEASGVVYLGAVNALYQLNANLQLEQQAATGPALDNKKCTPPIEASQCHEATMTNNVNQLLLLDPPRKRLVECGSLFKGICALRALSNISTRLFYEDSSGEKSFVASNDESVATVGLVSATGPGGERVLFVGKGNGPQDNGIIVSTRLLDRAEGREAFEAYTDHATYKAGYLSTNTQQFVAAFEDGLYVFFVFNQQDKHPARNRTLLARMCKQDPFYYSYLEMDLRCLDPSDTQHPAFSTCLAASVAVPGAGRVLYAVFSKDGRGGGGPRAGLCLFPLDEVHAKMEANRNSCYTGTREAGRDIFYKPFHGEIQCGGHGPGASESFPCGSEHLPYPLGSRDGLTATAVLQRGGLNLTAVTVTAENGHTVAFLGTSDGRVLKVYLAPDGSPAEYGSILVEINKRIKRDLVLSADLASLYAMTQDKVFRLPVQECLSYPTCAQCRGSQDPYCGWCVVEGRCTRRAECLRASESGHWLWSRDESCVAITGAQPQNMSRRAPGEVQLTVSPLPALTENDELQCLFGETPPHPARMKGDAVVCNSPSSIPSTPPGQDHVAVNLQLLFKHGAIFLTSHLYPFYDCREAMSLAENLPCISCTSNRWTCQWDLRYHECREASPNPEDSIVRAHMEDNCPQFLNPSPLVIPMNHETDVTFQGKNLDTVKGSPLYVGSNLLRFEVLVNTQESGTFSFRTPKLSHDANETLPLHLYIKSYGKNIDSKLQVTLYNCSFGRSDCSLCLAADPAYKCVWCSGQGRCVYEALCSNATSECPPPVITRIQPETGPLGGGIRITIHGSNLGVRADDIKRVTVAGQNCTFEPERYSVSTRIVCAIEAANTSSTAGVMVDVNGKLGHSPPDVQFTYQQPQLLSVEPKQGPQAGGTVLTISGTHLDTGSEEDVRVTLRDVPCKVMQFGAQLQCVTGPQVALGELLLEIYYGGSRVFNHNVTFTYRENPVLRAFEPLRSFVSGGRSINITGQGFSLIQRFTMVVIAEPLQSWRRRREAGPLQATTVVGTEYVFYNDSKVVFLSPAVPEEPEAYNLTALIQMDGHRVPLRTEAGAFEYVADPTFENFTGGVKKQVNKLIHARGTNLNKAMTLQEAEAFVGAERCVMKTLTETDLYCEPPEVQPPPKRRQKRDTMHNLPEFIVKFGSREWVLGRVEYDTRVSDVPLSLILPLVIVPMVAVIAVSVYCYWRKSQQAEREYEKIKSQLEGLEESVRDRCKKEFTDLMIEMEDQTNDVHEAGIPVLDYKTYTDRVFFLPSKDGDKDVMITGKLDIPESRRPVVEQALYQFSNLLNSKSFLINFIHTLENQREFSARAKVYFASLLTVALHGKLEYYTDIMRTLFLELMEQYVVAKNPKLMLRRSETVVERMLSNWMSICLYQHLKDSAGEPLYKLFKAIKHQVEKGPVDAVQKKAKYTLNDTGLLGDDVEYAPLTVSVIVQDEGVDAIPVKVLNCDTISQVKEKIIDQVYRTQPCSRWPKADSVVLEWRPGSTAQILSDLDLTSQREGRWKRINTLMHYNVRDGATLLLSKVGVSQQPEDSQQDLPGERHALLEEENRVWHLVRPADEVDEGKSKRGSVKEKERTKAITEIYLTRLLSVKGTLQQFVDNFFQSVLAPGHAVPPAVKYFFDFLDEQAEKHDIRDEDTVHIWKTNSLPLRFWVNILKNPHFIFDVHVHEVVDASLSVIAQTFMDACTRTEHKLSRDSPSNKLLYAKEISTYKKMVEDYYKGIRQMVQVSDQDMNTHLAEISRAHTDSLNTLVALYQLYQYTQKYYDEVINALEEDPAAQKMQLAFRLQQIAAALENKVTDL, from the exons ATGGCACTGCAGCTCTGGGCCCTGACCCTCTTGTGCCTGGTGGGCATGATCGCGGGCCTGCGGCCCCGCAAGCTGGACTTCTTCCACAGCGAGACGGAGCTGAACCACCTGGTGGTGGATGAGGCGTCAGGCGTGGTGTACCTGGGGGCAGTGAACGCGCTCTACCAGCTGAATGCCAACCTGCAGCTGGAGCAGCAGGcggccacgggtccggccctggACAACAAGAAGTGTACGCCACCCATCGAGGCGAGCCAGTGCCACGAGGCCACGATGACCAACAACGTCAACCAGCTCCTGCTGCTCGACCCGCCCAGGAAGCGCCTGGTCGAGTGCGGCAGCCTCTTCAAGGGCATCTGTGCTCTGCGCGCCCTGAGCAACATCTCCACGCGCCTCTTCTATGAGGACAGCAGCGGCGAGAAGTCCTTCGTGGCCAGCAATGACGAGAGTGTGGCCACCGTGGGGCTGGTGAGCGCCACAGGCCCGGGCGGCGAGCGCGTGCTGTTTGTGGGCAAAGGCAACGGGCCCCAGGACAACGGCATCATCGTGAGCACCCGCCTGCTGGACCGGGCCGAGGGCAGGGAGGCCTTCGAGGCCTACACGGACCATGCCACGTACAAGGCCGGCTACCTGTCCACCAACACACAGCAGTTCGTGGCCGCCTTTGAGGACGGCCTGTACGTTTTCTTCGTCTTCAACCAGCAGGACAAGCACCCGGCCCGGAACCGCACGCTGCTGGCACGCATGTGCAAGCAGGACCCCTTCTATTACTCCTACCTAGAGATGGATCTGCGGTGCCTCGACCCCAGCGACACCCAGCACCCCGCCTTCAGCACCTGCCTGGCAGCCTCCGTGGCCGTGCCGGGCGCCGGCAGGGTGCTCTATGCCGTCTTCAGCAAGGATGGCCGGGGTGGTGGAGGGCCCCGTGCAGGCCTCTGCCTATTCCCACTGGACGAGGTCCACGCCAAGATGGAGGCCAACCGCAACTCCTGCTACACGGGCACCCGGGAGGCGGGCCGTGACATCTTCTACAAGCCCTTCCACGGAGAGATCCAGTGTGGGGGCCACGGGCCG GGCGCCAGTGAGAGCTTCCCATGTGGCTCGGAGCACCTGCCCTACCCGTTGGGCAGCCGAGACGGACTCACGGCCACTGCCGTGCTGCAGCGTGGAGGCCTGAACCTGACGGCTGTAACGGTGACCGCTGAGAACGGCCACACTGTTGCCTTCCTGGGTACCTCAGATGGCCGGGTCCTCAAG GTGTACCTCGCCCCGGACGGCAGCCCCGCAGAGTACGGCTCTATTCTCGTGGAGATCAACAAGAGGATCAAGCGGGACCTGGTCCTGTCCGCAGATCTGGCCAGTCTGTACGCCATGACCCAGGACAAG GTGTTCCGGCTCCCGGTGCAGGAGTGTCTCAGCTACCCGACCTGCGCCCAGTGCCGCGGCTCCCAGGACCCCTACTGCGGCTGGTGCGTCGTCGAGGGACG ATGCACCAGGAGGGCCGAGTGCCTGAGGGCCAGTGAGAGCGGCCACTGGCTGTGGAGCCGAGACGAGTCCTGCGTGGCCATCACCGGGGCCCAGCCACAAAACATGAGCCGGAGGGCCCCGGGGGAG GTGCAGCTGACAGTCAGCCCCCTTCCGGCCCTGACTGAGAATGATGAGCTGCAGTGCCTCTTCGGGGAGACGCCGCCACACCCGGCCCGCATGAAGGGGGACGCCGTTGTCTGCAACTCCCCGAGCAGCATTCCCAGCACGCCGCCCGGCCAGG ACCACGTGGCTGTGAACCTCCAGCTCCTCTTCAAACACGGCGCCATCTTTCTTACTTCCCACCTGTACCCCTTCTATGATTGCCGGGAGGCCATGAGCCTGGCGGAGAACCTGCC gtgCATCTCCTGCACCAGCAACCGCTGGACCTGCCAGTGGGACCTGCGCTACCATGAGTGCCGAGAGGCCTCGCCCAACCCTGAGGACAGCATCGTCCGTGCTCACATG GAGGACAACTGCCCCCAGTTCCTGAACCCCAGCCCGTTGGTCATCCCCATGAACCATGAGACAGATGTGACCTTCCAGGGCAAGAACCTGGACACAGTGAAG GGCTCTCCCCTCTACGTGGGCAGCAACCTGCTCAGGTTCGAGGTGCTGGTGAACACGCAGGAGTCAGGAACCTTCTCCTTTCGGACCCCAAAG CTGTCCCATGACGCTAACGAGACGCTGCCCCTGCACCTGTACATCAAGTCCTATGGCAAGAATATTGACAGCAAGCTTCAag TGACCCTCTACAACTGCTCCTTTGGCCGAAGTGACTGTAGCCTGTGCCTGGCTGCCGACCCCGCCTACAAGTGCGTGTGGTGCAGCGGGCAGGGCAGGTGTGTGTACGAGGCCCTGTGCAGCAACGCCACCTCTGAGTGCCCACCACCTGTCATCACTAGG ATCCAGCCTGAGACAGGCCCGCTGGGCGGGGGCATTCGCATCACCATCCACGGGTCAAATTTGGGGGTCAGAGCGGATGACATCAAGAGGGTCACCGTGGCTGGCCAGAACTGCACCTTTGAGCCAGAACGGTACTCCGTGTCCACCCG GATTGTGTGTGCCATTGAGGCTGCAAACACATCCTCCACGGCGGGTGTCATGGTGGACGTCAATGGGAAGCTCGGCCATTCGCCACCCGACGTCCAGTTCACCTACCAG CAGCCCCAGCTCCTCAGCGTGGAGCCAAAGCAGGGCCCACAGGCAGGGGGCACCGTGCTGACCATCAGTGGCACCCACCTGGACACGGGCTCTGAGGAAGACGTGCGGGTGACCCTCAGGGACGTCCCTTGTAAAGT GATGCAGTTTGGGGCCCAGCTCCAGTGTGTCACGGGCCCCCAGGTGGCTCTCGGGGAGCTGCTTCTGGAGATTTACTACGGGGGCTCCCGCGTGTTCAACCACAATGTCACCTTCACCTACCGCGAGAATCCGGTGCTGCGGGCCTTCGAGCCACTGCGAAGCTTCGTCAG TGGCGGCCGGAGCATCAACATTACGGGGCAAGGCTTCAGCCTGATCCAGAGATTCACCATGGTGGTCATAGCCGAGCCCCTGCAGtcctggcggcggcggcgggaggccGGACCCCTGCAGGCCACAACG GTCGTGGGCACAGAGTACGTGTTCTACAACGACTCCAAGGTTGTGTTTCTGTCCCCGGCTGTCCCTGAGGAGCCTGAGGCCTACAACCTCACAGCACTCATTCAGATGGACGGGCACCGCGTCCCGCTCAGGACTGAGGCCGGTGCCTTTGAGTACGTGGCCGACCCCACCTTTGAGAACTTCACAGGGGGCGTCAAGAAACAGGTCAACAAGCTCATCCACGCCCGG GGCACCAATCTGAACAAAGCAATGACACTTCAGGAGGCCGAGGCCTTCGTGGGCGCCGAGCGCTGCGTCATGAAGACGCTGACCGAGACCGACCTGTATTGTGAGCCCCCGGAGGTGCAGCCTCCGCCCAAGCGGCGGCAGAAGCGGGACACGATGCACAACCTGCCTGAGTTCATT GTGAAGTTCGGCTCACGGGAGTGGGTGCTGGGCCGCGTGGAGTATGACACACGTGTGAGTGACGTGCCACTCAGCCTCATCCTTCCACTGGTCATCGTGCCCATGGTGGCTGTCATCGCTGTGTCGGTCTACTGCTACTG GAGGAAGAGCCAGCAGGCGGAGCGTGAGTACGAGAAAATCAAGTCTCAGCTAGAGGGCTTGGAGGAGAGCGTGCGGGATCGCTGCAAGAAGGAGTTCACGG ACCTCATGATCGAGATGGAGGACCAGACAAATGACGTGCACGAGGCGGGCATCCCCGTGCTGGACTACAAGACCTACACCGACCGCGTCTTCTTCCTGCCCTCCAAGGATGGCGACAAGGACGTGATGATCACGGGCAAGCTGGACATCCCCGAGTCGCGGCGGCCCGTGGTGGAGCAGGCGCTCTACCAGTTCTCCAACCTGCTCAACAGCAAGTCCTTCCTCATCAAC TTCATCCACACCCTGGAGAACCAGCGGGAGTTCTCAGCCCGTGCCAAGGTCTACTTCGCATCGCTGCTGACGGTGGCGCTGCACGGGAAACTGGAGTACTACACCGACATCATGCGCACACTCTTCCTGGAGCTCATGGAGCAGTACGTGGTGGCCAAGAACCCCAAGCTGATGCTGCGCAG GTCTGAgacagtggtggagaggatgcTGTCCAACTGGATGTCCATCTGCCTGTACCAGCACCTCAAG GACAGCGCTGGCGAGCCGCTGTACAAGCTCTTCAAGGCGATCAAGCATCAGGTGGAGAAGGGGCCAGTGGACGCCGTGCAGAAGAAGGCGAAATACACCCTCAATGACACGGGGCTGCTGGGGGACGATGTGGAGTATGCGCCCCTG ACGGTGAGCGTGATCGTCCAGGATGAAGGGGTCGACGCCATCCCTGTCAAGGTCCTCAACTGCGACACCATCTCCCAGGTCAAGGAGAAGATCATCGACCAAGTGTATCGCACACAGCCTTGCTCCCGCTGGCCCAAGGCCGACAGTGTGGTCCTCG AGTGGCGTCCTGGGTCCACAGCCCAGATCCTGTCTGACCTAGACCTGACCTCTCAGCGGGAGGGCCGATGGAAGCGCATCAACACCCTGATGCACTACAAT GTCCGAGACGGAGCCACTCTTCTCCTGTCCAAGGTGGGGGTGTCCCAGCAGCCCGAGGACAGCCAGCAGGACCTGCCCGGGGAGC GTCACGCACTCCTGGAGGAGGAGAACCGCGTGTGGCACCTGGTGCGGCCGGCGGACGAGGTAGACGAGGGCAAGTCGAAGCGTGGCAGCGTGAAGGAGAAGGAGCGCACCAAGGCCATCACCGAGATCTACCTGACCCGCCTGCTGTCCGTCAAG GGCACACTGCAGCAGTTTGTGGACAACTTCTTCCAGAGCGTGCTGGCGCCCGGGCACGCCGTGCCGCCCGCCGTCAAGTACTTCTTTGACTTCCTGGACGAGCAAGCGGAGAAGCACGACATCAGGGACGAGGACACCGTCCACATCTGGAAGACCAACAG TTTACCGCTCCGGTTCTGGGTGAACATTCTCAAGAACCCCCACTTCATCTTTGATGTGCATGTCCACGAAGTGGTGGACGCCTCCCTGTCGGTCATTGCACAGACATTCATGGACGCCTGCACACGCACAGAGCACAAGCTGAGCCGT GACTCTCCCAGCAACAAGCTGCTCTATGCCAAGGAGATCTCCACCTACAAGAAGATGGTGGAGGA TTACTACAAGGGGATCAGACAGATGGTGCAGGTCAGCGACCAGGACATGAACACACACTTGGCAGAGATTTCCCGG gcACACACGGACTCCTTGAACACCCTCGTGGCCCTGTACCAGCTCTACCAGTACACACAGAAGTACTATGACGAG GTCATCAACGCGCTGGAGGAGGATCCTGCCGCCCAGAAGATGCAGCTGGCCTTCCGCCTCCAGCAGATCGCGGCTGCGCTTGAGAACAAGGTCACAGACCTCTGA
- the PLXNB2 gene encoding plexin-B2 isoform X2, with translation MALQLWALTLLCLVGMIAGLRPRKLDFFHSETELNHLVVDEASGVVYLGAVNALYQLNANLQLEQQAATGPALDNKKCTPPIEASQCHEATMTNNVNQLLLLDPPRKRLVECGSLFKGICALRALSNISTRLFYEDSSGEKSFVASNDESVATVGLVSATGPGGERVLFVGKGNGPQDNGIIVSTRLLDRAEGREAFEAYTDHATYKAGYLSTNTQQFVAAFEDGLYVFFVFNQQDKHPARNRTLLARMCKQDPFYYSYLEMDLRCLDPSDTQHPAFSTCLAASVAVPGAGRVLYAVFSKDGRGGGGPRAGLCLFPLDEVHAKMEANRNSCYTGTREAGRDIFYKPFHGEIQCGGHGPGASESFPCGSEHLPYPLGSRDGLTATAVLQRGGLNLTAVTVTAENGHTVAFLGTSDGRVLKVYLAPDGSPAEYGSILVEINKRIKRDLVLSADLASLYAMTQDKVFRLPVQECLSYPTCAQCRGSQDPYCGWCVVEGRCTRRAECLRASESGHWLWSRDESCVAITGAQPQNMSRRAPGEVQLTVSPLPALTENDELQCLFGETPPHPARMKGDAVVCNSPSSIPSTPPGQDHVAVNLQLLFKHGAIFLTSHLYPFYDCREAMSLAENLPCISCTSNRWTCQWDLRYHECREASPNPEDSIVRAHMEDNCPQFLNPSPLVIPMNHETDVTFQGKNLDTVKLSHDANETLPLHLYIKSYGKNIDSKLQVTLYNCSFGRSDCSLCLAADPAYKCVWCSGQGRCVYEALCSNATSECPPPVITRIQPETGPLGGGIRITIHGSNLGVRADDIKRVTVAGQNCTFEPERYSVSTRIVCAIEAANTSSTAGVMVDVNGKLGHSPPDVQFTYQQPQLLSVEPKQGPQAGGTVLTISGTHLDTGSEEDVRVTLRDVPCKVMQFGAQLQCVTGPQVALGELLLEIYYGGSRVFNHNVTFTYRENPVLRAFEPLRSFVSGGRSINITGQGFSLIQRFTMVVIAEPLQSWRRRREAGPLQATTVVGTEYVFYNDSKVVFLSPAVPEEPEAYNLTALIQMDGHRVPLRTEAGAFEYVADPTFENFTGGVKKQVNKLIHARGTNLNKAMTLQEAEAFVGAERCVMKTLTETDLYCEPPEVQPPPKRRQKRDTMHNLPEFIVKFGSREWVLGRVEYDTRVSDVPLSLILPLVIVPMVAVIAVSVYCYWRKSQQAEREYEKIKSQLEGLEESVRDRCKKEFTDLMIEMEDQTNDVHEAGIPVLDYKTYTDRVFFLPSKDGDKDVMITGKLDIPESRRPVVEQALYQFSNLLNSKSFLINFIHTLENQREFSARAKVYFASLLTVALHGKLEYYTDIMRTLFLELMEQYVVAKNPKLMLRRSETVVERMLSNWMSICLYQHLKDSAGEPLYKLFKAIKHQVEKGPVDAVQKKAKYTLNDTGLLGDDVEYAPLTVSVIVQDEGVDAIPVKVLNCDTISQVKEKIIDQVYRTQPCSRWPKADSVVLEWRPGSTAQILSDLDLTSQREGRWKRINTLMHYNVRDGATLLLSKVGVSQQPEDSQQDLPGERHALLEEENRVWHLVRPADEVDEGKSKRGSVKEKERTKAITEIYLTRLLSVKGTLQQFVDNFFQSVLAPGHAVPPAVKYFFDFLDEQAEKHDIRDEDTVHIWKTNSLPLRFWVNILKNPHFIFDVHVHEVVDASLSVIAQTFMDACTRTEHKLSRDSPSNKLLYAKEISTYKKMVEDYYKGIRQMVQVSDQDMNTHLAEISRAHTDSLNTLVALYQLYQYTQKYYDEVINALEEDPAAQKMQLAFRLQQIAAALENKVTDL, from the exons ATGGCACTGCAGCTCTGGGCCCTGACCCTCTTGTGCCTGGTGGGCATGATCGCGGGCCTGCGGCCCCGCAAGCTGGACTTCTTCCACAGCGAGACGGAGCTGAACCACCTGGTGGTGGATGAGGCGTCAGGCGTGGTGTACCTGGGGGCAGTGAACGCGCTCTACCAGCTGAATGCCAACCTGCAGCTGGAGCAGCAGGcggccacgggtccggccctggACAACAAGAAGTGTACGCCACCCATCGAGGCGAGCCAGTGCCACGAGGCCACGATGACCAACAACGTCAACCAGCTCCTGCTGCTCGACCCGCCCAGGAAGCGCCTGGTCGAGTGCGGCAGCCTCTTCAAGGGCATCTGTGCTCTGCGCGCCCTGAGCAACATCTCCACGCGCCTCTTCTATGAGGACAGCAGCGGCGAGAAGTCCTTCGTGGCCAGCAATGACGAGAGTGTGGCCACCGTGGGGCTGGTGAGCGCCACAGGCCCGGGCGGCGAGCGCGTGCTGTTTGTGGGCAAAGGCAACGGGCCCCAGGACAACGGCATCATCGTGAGCACCCGCCTGCTGGACCGGGCCGAGGGCAGGGAGGCCTTCGAGGCCTACACGGACCATGCCACGTACAAGGCCGGCTACCTGTCCACCAACACACAGCAGTTCGTGGCCGCCTTTGAGGACGGCCTGTACGTTTTCTTCGTCTTCAACCAGCAGGACAAGCACCCGGCCCGGAACCGCACGCTGCTGGCACGCATGTGCAAGCAGGACCCCTTCTATTACTCCTACCTAGAGATGGATCTGCGGTGCCTCGACCCCAGCGACACCCAGCACCCCGCCTTCAGCACCTGCCTGGCAGCCTCCGTGGCCGTGCCGGGCGCCGGCAGGGTGCTCTATGCCGTCTTCAGCAAGGATGGCCGGGGTGGTGGAGGGCCCCGTGCAGGCCTCTGCCTATTCCCACTGGACGAGGTCCACGCCAAGATGGAGGCCAACCGCAACTCCTGCTACACGGGCACCCGGGAGGCGGGCCGTGACATCTTCTACAAGCCCTTCCACGGAGAGATCCAGTGTGGGGGCCACGGGCCG GGCGCCAGTGAGAGCTTCCCATGTGGCTCGGAGCACCTGCCCTACCCGTTGGGCAGCCGAGACGGACTCACGGCCACTGCCGTGCTGCAGCGTGGAGGCCTGAACCTGACGGCTGTAACGGTGACCGCTGAGAACGGCCACACTGTTGCCTTCCTGGGTACCTCAGATGGCCGGGTCCTCAAG GTGTACCTCGCCCCGGACGGCAGCCCCGCAGAGTACGGCTCTATTCTCGTGGAGATCAACAAGAGGATCAAGCGGGACCTGGTCCTGTCCGCAGATCTGGCCAGTCTGTACGCCATGACCCAGGACAAG GTGTTCCGGCTCCCGGTGCAGGAGTGTCTCAGCTACCCGACCTGCGCCCAGTGCCGCGGCTCCCAGGACCCCTACTGCGGCTGGTGCGTCGTCGAGGGACG ATGCACCAGGAGGGCCGAGTGCCTGAGGGCCAGTGAGAGCGGCCACTGGCTGTGGAGCCGAGACGAGTCCTGCGTGGCCATCACCGGGGCCCAGCCACAAAACATGAGCCGGAGGGCCCCGGGGGAG GTGCAGCTGACAGTCAGCCCCCTTCCGGCCCTGACTGAGAATGATGAGCTGCAGTGCCTCTTCGGGGAGACGCCGCCACACCCGGCCCGCATGAAGGGGGACGCCGTTGTCTGCAACTCCCCGAGCAGCATTCCCAGCACGCCGCCCGGCCAGG ACCACGTGGCTGTGAACCTCCAGCTCCTCTTCAAACACGGCGCCATCTTTCTTACTTCCCACCTGTACCCCTTCTATGATTGCCGGGAGGCCATGAGCCTGGCGGAGAACCTGCC gtgCATCTCCTGCACCAGCAACCGCTGGACCTGCCAGTGGGACCTGCGCTACCATGAGTGCCGAGAGGCCTCGCCCAACCCTGAGGACAGCATCGTCCGTGCTCACATG GAGGACAACTGCCCCCAGTTCCTGAACCCCAGCCCGTTGGTCATCCCCATGAACCATGAGACAGATGTGACCTTCCAGGGCAAGAACCTGGACACAGTGAAG CTGTCCCATGACGCTAACGAGACGCTGCCCCTGCACCTGTACATCAAGTCCTATGGCAAGAATATTGACAGCAAGCTTCAag TGACCCTCTACAACTGCTCCTTTGGCCGAAGTGACTGTAGCCTGTGCCTGGCTGCCGACCCCGCCTACAAGTGCGTGTGGTGCAGCGGGCAGGGCAGGTGTGTGTACGAGGCCCTGTGCAGCAACGCCACCTCTGAGTGCCCACCACCTGTCATCACTAGG ATCCAGCCTGAGACAGGCCCGCTGGGCGGGGGCATTCGCATCACCATCCACGGGTCAAATTTGGGGGTCAGAGCGGATGACATCAAGAGGGTCACCGTGGCTGGCCAGAACTGCACCTTTGAGCCAGAACGGTACTCCGTGTCCACCCG GATTGTGTGTGCCATTGAGGCTGCAAACACATCCTCCACGGCGGGTGTCATGGTGGACGTCAATGGGAAGCTCGGCCATTCGCCACCCGACGTCCAGTTCACCTACCAG CAGCCCCAGCTCCTCAGCGTGGAGCCAAAGCAGGGCCCACAGGCAGGGGGCACCGTGCTGACCATCAGTGGCACCCACCTGGACACGGGCTCTGAGGAAGACGTGCGGGTGACCCTCAGGGACGTCCCTTGTAAAGT GATGCAGTTTGGGGCCCAGCTCCAGTGTGTCACGGGCCCCCAGGTGGCTCTCGGGGAGCTGCTTCTGGAGATTTACTACGGGGGCTCCCGCGTGTTCAACCACAATGTCACCTTCACCTACCGCGAGAATCCGGTGCTGCGGGCCTTCGAGCCACTGCGAAGCTTCGTCAG TGGCGGCCGGAGCATCAACATTACGGGGCAAGGCTTCAGCCTGATCCAGAGATTCACCATGGTGGTCATAGCCGAGCCCCTGCAGtcctggcggcggcggcgggaggccGGACCCCTGCAGGCCACAACG GTCGTGGGCACAGAGTACGTGTTCTACAACGACTCCAAGGTTGTGTTTCTGTCCCCGGCTGTCCCTGAGGAGCCTGAGGCCTACAACCTCACAGCACTCATTCAGATGGACGGGCACCGCGTCCCGCTCAGGACTGAGGCCGGTGCCTTTGAGTACGTGGCCGACCCCACCTTTGAGAACTTCACAGGGGGCGTCAAGAAACAGGTCAACAAGCTCATCCACGCCCGG GGCACCAATCTGAACAAAGCAATGACACTTCAGGAGGCCGAGGCCTTCGTGGGCGCCGAGCGCTGCGTCATGAAGACGCTGACCGAGACCGACCTGTATTGTGAGCCCCCGGAGGTGCAGCCTCCGCCCAAGCGGCGGCAGAAGCGGGACACGATGCACAACCTGCCTGAGTTCATT GTGAAGTTCGGCTCACGGGAGTGGGTGCTGGGCCGCGTGGAGTATGACACACGTGTGAGTGACGTGCCACTCAGCCTCATCCTTCCACTGGTCATCGTGCCCATGGTGGCTGTCATCGCTGTGTCGGTCTACTGCTACTG GAGGAAGAGCCAGCAGGCGGAGCGTGAGTACGAGAAAATCAAGTCTCAGCTAGAGGGCTTGGAGGAGAGCGTGCGGGATCGCTGCAAGAAGGAGTTCACGG ACCTCATGATCGAGATGGAGGACCAGACAAATGACGTGCACGAGGCGGGCATCCCCGTGCTGGACTACAAGACCTACACCGACCGCGTCTTCTTCCTGCCCTCCAAGGATGGCGACAAGGACGTGATGATCACGGGCAAGCTGGACATCCCCGAGTCGCGGCGGCCCGTGGTGGAGCAGGCGCTCTACCAGTTCTCCAACCTGCTCAACAGCAAGTCCTTCCTCATCAAC TTCATCCACACCCTGGAGAACCAGCGGGAGTTCTCAGCCCGTGCCAAGGTCTACTTCGCATCGCTGCTGACGGTGGCGCTGCACGGGAAACTGGAGTACTACACCGACATCATGCGCACACTCTTCCTGGAGCTCATGGAGCAGTACGTGGTGGCCAAGAACCCCAAGCTGATGCTGCGCAG GTCTGAgacagtggtggagaggatgcTGTCCAACTGGATGTCCATCTGCCTGTACCAGCACCTCAAG GACAGCGCTGGCGAGCCGCTGTACAAGCTCTTCAAGGCGATCAAGCATCAGGTGGAGAAGGGGCCAGTGGACGCCGTGCAGAAGAAGGCGAAATACACCCTCAATGACACGGGGCTGCTGGGGGACGATGTGGAGTATGCGCCCCTG ACGGTGAGCGTGATCGTCCAGGATGAAGGGGTCGACGCCATCCCTGTCAAGGTCCTCAACTGCGACACCATCTCCCAGGTCAAGGAGAAGATCATCGACCAAGTGTATCGCACACAGCCTTGCTCCCGCTGGCCCAAGGCCGACAGTGTGGTCCTCG AGTGGCGTCCTGGGTCCACAGCCCAGATCCTGTCTGACCTAGACCTGACCTCTCAGCGGGAGGGCCGATGGAAGCGCATCAACACCCTGATGCACTACAAT GTCCGAGACGGAGCCACTCTTCTCCTGTCCAAGGTGGGGGTGTCCCAGCAGCCCGAGGACAGCCAGCAGGACCTGCCCGGGGAGC GTCACGCACTCCTGGAGGAGGAGAACCGCGTGTGGCACCTGGTGCGGCCGGCGGACGAGGTAGACGAGGGCAAGTCGAAGCGTGGCAGCGTGAAGGAGAAGGAGCGCACCAAGGCCATCACCGAGATCTACCTGACCCGCCTGCTGTCCGTCAAG GGCACACTGCAGCAGTTTGTGGACAACTTCTTCCAGAGCGTGCTGGCGCCCGGGCACGCCGTGCCGCCCGCCGTCAAGTACTTCTTTGACTTCCTGGACGAGCAAGCGGAGAAGCACGACATCAGGGACGAGGACACCGTCCACATCTGGAAGACCAACAG TTTACCGCTCCGGTTCTGGGTGAACATTCTCAAGAACCCCCACTTCATCTTTGATGTGCATGTCCACGAAGTGGTGGACGCCTCCCTGTCGGTCATTGCACAGACATTCATGGACGCCTGCACACGCACAGAGCACAAGCTGAGCCGT GACTCTCCCAGCAACAAGCTGCTCTATGCCAAGGAGATCTCCACCTACAAGAAGATGGTGGAGGA TTACTACAAGGGGATCAGACAGATGGTGCAGGTCAGCGACCAGGACATGAACACACACTTGGCAGAGATTTCCCGG gcACACACGGACTCCTTGAACACCCTCGTGGCCCTGTACCAGCTCTACCAGTACACACAGAAGTACTATGACGAG GTCATCAACGCGCTGGAGGAGGATCCTGCCGCCCAGAAGATGCAGCTGGCCTTCCGCCTCCAGCAGATCGCGGCTGCGCTTGAGAACAAGGTCACAGACCTCTGA